The genomic region GAGCCTGACATGACTGGACACACCGAGAACGAGATCACCATCGCCGCGCCCCTGGACCTCGTCTGGGACATGACGAACGACCTCGAGAACTGGCCGCAGCTGTTCAGCGAGTACGCGTCCGTCGAGGTGATGAAGCGGGAGGGCCAGAAGACGACCTTCCGCCTCACCATGCACCCCGACGACAACGGCAAGGTCTGGAGCTGGGTCTCCGAGCGCACCACGGACCGCCAGGGACGCAACGTACGTGCCCGGCGCGTCGAGACCGGGCCGTTCCAGCACATGGACATCCGGTGGGAGTACTCGGAGGTCCCCGGCGGCACGCGCATGCACTGGCGCCAGGACTTCGCGATGCGCCCCGACGCACCGGTCGACGACGCGTGGATGACCGACAACATCAACCGCAACTCGCGCGTCCAGATGGAGCTCATCCGCGACAAGATCGAGCAGCGCGACCGGGAGCGCCGCTCCGCCTCGGTCCCCGCCAACTGATGCCCCGAAAGGCAGCCAGATGCACCACGCACTGATCGTCGCCCGGATGGCGCCGGAGTCCGCGCCGGACATCGCGAAGCTGTTCGCGGCCTCGGACAACACCGAGCTGCCGCACCTCGTCGGAGTCAACAGGCGCACCCTGTTCCAGTTCGGCGACGTGTATCTCCACCTGATCGAGTCCGAACGGCCTCCGGGCCCGGAGATCGCCAAGGTGACGGAGCACCCGGAGTTCCAGGCCATCAGCGACCGGCTGACGGCCTTCGTGAGCCCGTACGACCCGGAGACGTGGCGCGGTCCGAAGGACGCGATGGCGCAGCAGTTCTACCGGTGGCAGAGCGACGGCTCCGCCTGACACGCAGATGACCGCCCCGGGTCCGGCACCCATGTGCCGGACCCGGGGCGATCTGCGTGTGTGCCCAGCGCTACGGCACGACGCACTCGAACGCGTGCAGGTACGCGTTGACCGGGTGGATCTCGCCGACCCGCAGACCGGCGTCGGACATCCGCCCGACCAGGCTCTCCCGGGTGTGCTTGGCACCCCCGACGTTGAGCAGGAGCAGCAGGTCCATGGCGGTGGTGAACCTCATCGACGGGGTGTCGTCCACGAGATTCTCGATGATCACCACGCGGGCGCCGGGGCGGGCCGCGGCGACCACGTTCCGCAGGGTCCTGCGGGTGCTCTCGTCGTCCCATTCGAGGATGTTCTTGATGATGTACAGGTCCACCTCGAACGGGATGTCCTCGCGGCAGTCGCCGGGCACGATCCGTACGCGGTCCGCGAGGTGGCCGCCGTCCCGCAGCCTGGCGTCCGCACGGGCCACGACACCCGGCAGGTCCAGGAGCGTTCCCTGGACCGAGGGGTGCTTCTCCAGCAGACTCGCGAGCACGTGCCCCTGGCCGCCGCCGATGTCGGCGACCGAGGACACCCCGGTGAGGTCCAGGAGGTCGGCGACGTCCTGCGCCGACTGCACGCTGGAGGTGGTCATCGCCCGGTTGAACACCTGGGCGGACTCGCCCGCGTCCTGGTGGAGATACTCGAAGAAGCCCTTGCCGAACGTCTCGGGGAAGACGCTCGTGCCGGAACGCACCGCGTCGTCGAGCCGCGGCCAGACCTCCCAGGTCCAGGGTTCGGTGCACCACAGGGAGATGTAACGCAGGCTGTTCGGGTCGTCCTCGCGCAGCAGCCGGGACATCTCGGTGTGGACGAACTTCCCGTCCGTCGTCTCCTCGAAGATCCCGTAGCAGCACAGTGCGCGCAGCAGCCGGCGCAGAGGTACGGGCTCGGCGTCCACGACCAGGGCGATCTCGGCCGCCGATGCCGGTGCCTCGCCCAGCGCGTCGGCCACGCGCAGCCTCGCCGCCGCGCGCACGGCCGCGGCGCAGGCGGCCCCGAACGCGAGCTCCCGCAGCCGCATGGACGGCGGCGGGTTCTGGGTGGCGGAGACCGGGGGCGCGGTGAGAGGGGGCGCGACCGGGGTGGTGTCGGGGGTGGGACTCACGGTGGTCATA from Streptomyces sp. QL37 harbors:
- a CDS encoding SRPBCC family protein, whose protein sequence is MTGHTENEITIAAPLDLVWDMTNDLENWPQLFSEYASVEVMKREGQKTTFRLTMHPDDNGKVWSWVSERTTDRQGRNVRARRVETGPFQHMDIRWEYSEVPGGTRMHWRQDFAMRPDAPVDDAWMTDNINRNSRVQMELIRDKIEQRDRERRSASVPAN
- a CDS encoding TcmI family type II polyketide cyclase translates to MHHALIVARMAPESAPDIAKLFAASDNTELPHLVGVNRRTLFQFGDVYLHLIESERPPGPEIAKVTEHPEFQAISDRLTAFVSPYDPETWRGPKDAMAQQFYRWQSDGSA
- a CDS encoding methyltransferase; this encodes MTTVSPTPDTTPVAPPLTAPPVSATQNPPPSMRLRELAFGAACAAAVRAAARLRVADALGEAPASAAEIALVVDAEPVPLRRLLRALCCYGIFEETTDGKFVHTEMSRLLREDDPNSLRYISLWCTEPWTWEVWPRLDDAVRSGTSVFPETFGKGFFEYLHQDAGESAQVFNRAMTTSSVQSAQDVADLLDLTGVSSVADIGGGQGHVLASLLEKHPSVQGTLLDLPGVVARADARLRDGGHLADRVRIVPGDCREDIPFEVDLYIIKNILEWDDESTRRTLRNVVAAARPGARVVIIENLVDDTPSMRFTTAMDLLLLLNVGGAKHTRESLVGRMSDAGLRVGEIHPVNAYLHAFECVVP